A genomic window from Gallaecimonas xiamenensis 3-C-1 includes:
- a CDS encoding TonB-dependent receptor — MKNQSLLLPSLVASSIALALSGQAFAEESQPQDTEVISVIGARVAYANNSTDEDIKSFSAPLSSVNDLLDMMPGVNVSEGGAFGSDDWSTTITMRGFALSGSEQQLGVTIDGLPNGGSGYGGGSKANRYLLLEDTARVEVMQGTSDVGSPSLDALGGTFNYISANPNEQSGAVASVSGGDYDARKYYLRFDTGRFWNDTTTSYLSLADSSTKRWIGSGSNGDATDFHLAYKLVSELDWATITGRISYDDVDETNYNGISLAQYQENPRWDRLTWNWTGDPVEDQNFAEAWRTLRKNTFAYLRLDTRPSDSTRLVVTPYYHHMTGRGDWLPPYQVLVDGNGQAVLDADNNLQTFTRFDANGAPLLDPSQCASNDCTLASSYRHTHYGKERYGLTGRLTWDITDNNSLTAGLWTERQDRDEYRDWHSVLNPAVGPAYNHQAYWRQYDRTYVTDTLNYYVQDQWVLGDLTLNAGARKTQVDISRDDNFLGRETGSLSSDSDLLPMAGLVWALSPNWELFGGYAENFKAISDSILETDQDFGKLDAETAKNTDLGLRYLGQDLQVTAAFYHIKFDNRITFIEATAGSGIDYLGELDGQYVNVGGIKSKGFEGSLNWQVNDNWSLYGALTLNDSEYSDHSLVSAKDQQGQDTLVDLKGLELAGAPRTMAVAALSYHQGPYRGGLEAKYTDSYYGAYGNRLDGTSPVATNVDKIDAHTVLGLYAGYHLDFNGQGIKGLDLSFNISNLGDTNYLSGGSNGAYYIGVGRTVTANATLSF; from the coding sequence ATGAAAAACCAAAGCCTTTTGCTGCCCAGCCTGGTGGCGTCCAGTATTGCCCTGGCCCTGTCAGGCCAAGCCTTTGCCGAAGAAAGCCAGCCCCAGGATACCGAGGTCATCTCGGTTATCGGGGCCAGGGTGGCTTACGCCAACAACAGCACAGATGAGGACATCAAGTCCTTCAGCGCGCCCCTGTCCAGCGTCAATGACCTGCTGGACATGATGCCGGGGGTCAATGTCAGCGAAGGTGGGGCGTTCGGCAGCGACGACTGGTCCACCACCATCACCATGCGCGGCTTTGCCCTGAGCGGCTCCGAACAGCAACTGGGTGTGACCATAGACGGCTTGCCCAACGGCGGCTCCGGTTACGGCGGTGGCTCCAAGGCCAACCGTTACCTGCTGCTGGAAGACACAGCCCGGGTAGAAGTGATGCAGGGCACCTCGGACGTGGGTTCTCCTTCCCTGGACGCCCTGGGGGGAACCTTCAACTACATTTCCGCCAACCCCAATGAACAAAGCGGCGCCGTGGCATCGGTCAGCGGCGGCGACTACGACGCCCGCAAATACTACCTGCGCTTTGATACCGGGCGCTTTTGGAACGACACCACCACCAGCTACCTGAGCCTGGCCGACAGCAGCACCAAGCGCTGGATAGGCTCCGGTTCCAACGGGGACGCGACCGACTTCCACCTGGCCTACAAGCTGGTGTCCGAGTTGGACTGGGCCACCATTACCGGCCGCATCAGTTATGACGACGTGGACGAGACCAACTACAACGGCATCAGCCTGGCCCAGTACCAGGAAAACCCTCGCTGGGACCGCCTGACCTGGAACTGGACCGGCGACCCGGTTGAAGACCAGAACTTTGCCGAAGCCTGGCGCACCCTGCGCAAGAACACCTTTGCCTACCTGCGCCTCGATACTCGCCCCAGCGACAGCACCCGCCTGGTGGTCACGCCCTATTATCACCACATGACCGGCCGTGGTGACTGGTTGCCCCCCTACCAGGTGCTGGTGGACGGCAACGGCCAGGCCGTGCTGGATGCCGACAACAACCTGCAAACCTTTACCCGCTTCGACGCCAACGGCGCCCCCTTGCTGGACCCCAGCCAATGCGCCAGCAACGACTGCACCCTGGCCTCCAGCTACCGCCACACCCATTACGGTAAAGAGCGTTACGGCCTGACCGGCCGCCTGACCTGGGACATCACCGACAACAACAGCCTTACCGCCGGCCTGTGGACAGAGCGCCAGGACAGGGACGAGTACCGCGACTGGCACAGCGTCCTCAACCCGGCGGTGGGCCCGGCCTACAACCACCAGGCCTACTGGCGCCAGTATGACCGCACCTATGTCACCGACACCCTCAACTACTACGTGCAGGACCAATGGGTACTGGGGGACCTGACCCTTAACGCCGGGGCCCGCAAGACCCAGGTGGACATCAGTCGTGACGACAACTTCCTTGGCCGCGAGACCGGTTCCCTGTCCAGCGACTCGGATCTGCTGCCCATGGCCGGTCTGGTCTGGGCCCTGTCCCCCAATTGGGAGCTGTTCGGGGGTTACGCCGAGAACTTCAAGGCCATCTCCGACAGCATCCTCGAGACCGATCAGGACTTTGGCAAACTGGACGCCGAAACCGCCAAGAACACCGACCTCGGCCTGCGCTACCTGGGCCAGGACCTGCAAGTGACGGCGGCCTTCTACCACATCAAGTTCGACAACCGCATCACCTTTATCGAGGCCACCGCCGGTAGCGGCATCGACTACCTGGGCGAGCTGGACGGTCAGTACGTCAACGTCGGCGGCATCAAGTCCAAGGGCTTTGAAGGCAGCCTCAACTGGCAGGTCAACGACAACTGGTCCCTCTACGGTGCCCTGACCCTCAACGACTCCGAGTACAGCGACCACAGCCTGGTCAGCGCCAAGGACCAGCAAGGCCAGGACACCCTGGTCGATCTCAAGGGCCTGGAGCTGGCCGGCGCCCCTCGCACCATGGCGGTGGCGGCCCTGAGTTATCACCAGGGCCCCTACCGTGGCGGCCTGGAAGCCAAATATACCGACAGCTACTACGGCGCCTACGGCAACCGCCTGGACGGCACCAGCCCTGTTGCCACCAATGTGGATAAGATTGACGCCCACACCGTGCTGGGCCTCTATGCCGGCTACCATTTGGACTTCAACGGCCAGGGCATCAAGGGGCTGGACCTGAGCTTCAACATCAGCAACCTGGGTGACACCAACTACCTGTCCGGTGGCAGCAACGGCGCCTACTACATAGGGGTAGGCCGTACCGTCACCGCCAACGCCACCCTGTCCTTCTAA
- a CDS encoding alkaline phosphatase family protein, with the protein MRKLTLLASLLLATSAQAADNLVLVTIDGLRWQDVFHGADPAFLANDLLTHDPAATQAFGGDSQAQRAARLMPFVSTVMAKEGSLLGDQTRGSIMEVTNPWWFSYPGYNELLTGKADPAIDSNDAKPNPNVSFLEWLNKDKAFAGRIAAFGSWDAFGAILNRDRSGLHVNAGFEPSEGYPLGEQVKLINQLQQQITSPWSSERYDAYTYPLALDYLKKQQPRVLYIALGDTDEFAHEGHYDSYLKAAHQADQYLAELWQTLQSLPQYAGNTNLVVTVDHGRGATAQDWQHHASQAAVKMYPDGEKHFPQGIVGSNGVWLAALGPDVKAKGLIPGQGKQNQVAATALALLGKDHQDFDREAGKPLPLVK; encoded by the coding sequence ATGCGTAAGCTCACTCTGCTTGCTTCCCTGCTGCTGGCCACCTCGGCCCAGGCAGCTGACAACCTGGTGCTGGTCACCATCGACGGCCTGCGTTGGCAGGACGTTTTCCACGGCGCCGATCCGGCCTTCTTGGCCAACGACCTGCTGACCCATGACCCAGCCGCCACCCAGGCCTTCGGCGGTGACAGCCAGGCCCAAAGGGCGGCTCGGCTGATGCCCTTTGTCAGCACCGTTATGGCCAAGGAAGGCAGCTTGCTGGGGGACCAGACCCGAGGCAGCATCATGGAAGTCACCAACCCCTGGTGGTTTTCCTACCCCGGCTACAACGAGCTGCTGACCGGCAAGGCCGACCCGGCCATCGACAGCAACGACGCCAAACCCAACCCCAACGTCAGCTTCTTGGAATGGTTGAACAAGGATAAGGCCTTTGCCGGGCGCATCGCCGCCTTCGGCAGCTGGGACGCCTTTGGGGCCATCCTCAACCGCGATCGCTCCGGCCTGCACGTCAATGCCGGCTTTGAGCCCTCAGAGGGTTACCCGCTGGGGGAGCAGGTCAAGCTTATCAACCAGTTGCAGCAACAGATCACCAGCCCCTGGTCGTCAGAGCGTTACGACGCCTACACCTATCCCCTGGCCCTGGATTACCTCAAAAAGCAGCAGCCCAGGGTGCTCTACATAGCCCTGGGGGACACCGACGAGTTTGCCCATGAAGGCCACTACGACAGTTACCTCAAGGCGGCGCACCAGGCCGACCAGTACCTGGCCGAGCTGTGGCAAACCCTGCAATCCTTGCCCCAGTACGCCGGCAACACCAACCTGGTGGTGACGGTGGACCACGGTCGCGGCGCCACAGCCCAGGACTGGCAGCACCATGCCAGCCAGGCGGCGGTGAAGATGTATCCGGACGGCGAGAAACATTTCCCCCAGGGCATCGTCGGCTCCAACGGTGTCTGGCTGGCCGCCCTGGGTCCGGACGTCAAGGCCAAGGGCCTTATTCCGGGCCAGGGCAAGCAAAACCAGGTGGCGGCCACCGCCCTGGCGCTGCTAGGCAAGGACCACCAGGACTTCGACCGGGAAGCGGGCAAGCCCCTGCCCCTGGTCAAGTAA